GGATGACAAGATGTTTAGCTTATACCTATCACGATAAGTAAGTGATCAAAAATAGCGTAGGAAAAATGCTAGAGAACAAGGCAGATTTTTTCGATAAGTAACCTGAGCTGCGGATAACAACTTGCTTTCTAGAGGCTATTTTTACTGATAACTGCGTTAAATTTGTTCTAAGCAAAAATATCTCTCTAGAAATCTTTGCTAAAGTAAATCTCAATAAATTAGTGTGTTAGCTAATCTCTTATCCGCAGCTCAGGTTAAGTAGTTATTCTACAATCAAAAAATCTAACGCTGTTATCGAGTGTTTTAACAAGCTAGGGTGATCAGTTATTTATTACGATTGGTATTAACCAAGCCTAGCTAGCATGCTCAGTATTCTTCGGTTGTGCTATCAAGCTTGCTCGCTCTCAATTATTTTTTGAATACCGTGGGGGTGTACTTTAACGCATATCCCATTGGCTTTAAAAGCAATGGTCGGATTCGCTAAACGTTCGTTGTCACCTTTGGGTGAGCTTTGTTTGACCTTAATGTCGGTGTTACCGGCAATCACTGGGGCAAGTTGTGGCAGCTTAGCTACTAACTCATCGGCTAATTCATCACAGGTTTGCGCATTTGAGGGCAAGACCAATTCTACATGTTCCCAACCTTCAACAGGGTAGGTTTTATCTGATGGGAAAGGCAATTCGACACATTGAATAGGTGTACCTGCCAACATTAATGGTTCTGCTAATTTGATGATTAAAATAGGGCGACCATTAATCATGTTATTGGAAATAATCTCACCATGTTGGCTAAATTCATCTACCAATAATTGTGCTTTTTGCTGATGGTTAACTCGTAATGCACAATGGTCGCAATCAAGTGCCAATTTATCTAAACCGAGTTGTTGAATAAAATGTTGCACACGCAGGCTAAACTCCGGCCATGTGTCATTGAGGTATTGATAATTCATCTGCTTCCTAAAAATCTGCTTATACAACAAGCTAAGAGGTTATGGCCAAATTTCAATGGGCGTGCCTTCGTCAATCATGCGCCATAATTCGTCCATTTCTTTATTGGTCACCGCAATACAACCATTGGTCCAATTATATCGCTGTGCCTCTTCGGGCGACATTTTTGAGCGAGGGTTTTGACCGTGGATCATGATCATTCCTCCAGGACTAATGCCTAAGGCTTTTGCCCTGAGTTTATCTTCATCATTAGGGTATGAGATATGAATTGATTTATAAAAGGCACTATCCGATTTTTTGTAATCGAGTATGTATCGCCCTTGAGGCGTGCGTTGATCGCCTTCTGTTAATTTATGCCCTATTGGCGCATCTCCCATCGCAATTGCATAGGTTTTGATCACCTGACCATCACGAAGTACAGACATGCTGGATTCTGATTTATTCACTATCACTAAATCAATTTTAGAATGAGTTTGATTTGATGATGCGCTTGCCATAAAAGGAAAAGATAAACCAATGATTAAAAACAAATAACCAAAACGCATGTGATCTCCGTATAATGAGCTTTATTATAATTTTGTTAACTCAGTTGAATTATTCACTCAGAAAAGAGTGGTCGATTTCGACTAAAGTGTGCCTGTGATGCTTAGATTCTAACGTTATCAGTTTACAAATGGTATGGTTAAAACGTTACTTTGTGAAAAATGAGTTTATAGGATATGAACCAACAAATATCAGAAGAGTCAGCTTTAAAACAACAATTAAGAAGAATTATTTTTGGTACTGACACCCCCTTAGGTAAAGCGTTTGATATTGGTTTGATGATATCGATTGTACTGAGCATTTTACTTATTTGCCTAGATACCATTGATAGTTTACATACTGATTATGGGCAGTATTTTTTGATAGGCGAGTGGTTTTTCACTCTGTTATTCACCATTGAATATCTATTGCGCTTATATTGCTCACAAAATCGCTTACAGTATGCTCGTAGTTTTTTTGGGGTAGTTGATTTATTGTCAATTTTACCTAGTTATCTTGCGTTAATATTTCCGGGAGCCAATTTTGCGTTAGCACTTAGAGTACTGAGGTTATTTAGGGTTTTTCGGGTGCTTAAATTATTACGCTTTTTAGCTGACGGTAACTTGCTACTTAGAGCTATGATGCAATCAAGTCGCAAAGTGTTTGTGTTTTTCTTTTCAGTTAGCCTAATCATTCTGGTATTAAGTGTGATTATGTATGTAGTAGAAGGGCCAAATAACGGCTTTAGTTCCATCCCCAAGTCTATTTATTGGACCATAGTGACAATTACCACGGTAGGTTATGGCGACATCACGCCACAAACCCCATTAGGGCAGGGGATTGCGGCAATTACTATGTTGATTGGATATTCGATTATCGCCATTCCTACCGGCATATTAACGGCTGAAATCTCCCATGAGATTGTAAGGGTTCGTGATCTACGTAAATGCAGCAATTGTGGTAAAAAAGGCCATGATAATGATGCGCAATTTTGTAACCACTGCGGTAGCGAGCTAGAAAGCTTATCCTCATTGGTTGAATCGTAAAAATCTGTTTTATAAGGATATAAATGACCACAGCGAAGTTTGTTGAAGGCCCAATACTACGCCATATTTTAGTGATGAGCTCTACCGCTGCTATCGGCATTTCGGCGCTATTTGTCGTTGATTTACTGGATATCTTCTTTTTAAGTTTACTGGGAGAACAAGAGCTTGCCGCTGCAGTGGGGTATGCCGGTACTATTTCATTTTTTACAACTTCCATTGGCATTGGTTTATCTATTGCGTTAGGTGCATTAGTTTCTCGGGCTGTGGGGGCGAAAAATAGTCATCAAGCTAAGCGCTTATTTATGAATTGTGCTGTGGTGACATTAATTACCGGTATTTTGGTGGCGATAACCGTGCTGATTTTTGTGCCAGAACTATTAGCCTTGGTGGGGGCAACGGGTTATACAGCACAATTAGCCCAAAGCTATTTGTATATTTTAGTTCCATCGCTGCCAATTATTTGCTTGGCCATGGCATTAGGCGGTGCATTAAGGGCGGTTGGCGATGCGAAGTTGTCTATGATGTCAACTTTAGCCGGGGGCGGCGTGAATGCAGTGCTTGATCCCATTTTTATCTTCTTATTTGCCATGGGTATTGAAGGTGCTGCGGTTGCTTCAGTATTGTCACGCTGTGCAGTGTTATTGATTGCGGGTCATGGGGTGATTGTGAAACATCAATTGCTGGGCAAGTTTAACTTTGATGAGTTTAGACAAGATTTACCGGTCATTTTTGCTATTGCCGGACCGGCTATGTTGACCAATGTGGCAACGCCGATTGGTAATGCTGTAGTGACTCGAGCAATCGCTGACTTTGGCGACAGTTATGTTGCCGGCTGGGCGGTGTTGGGGCGCTTAATTCCTGTCAGCTTTGGGATGATTTTTGCTTTATCTGGCGCGGTTGGCCCCATTGTTGGGCAAAACTTTGGGGCGAATGAATTTGGTCGAGTGAAGCAAAGCTTAACCAAAGCGATTCAATTTTGTGTGGTTTATGTGCTTGTGGTGTCGTCAGTGCTGTTTTTATTGCGGCATCAAATTATCAGTGGCTTTGACATGAAAGGGGATGCCGCAGCGGTGATTTTGTTCTTCTGCCAATATATTGCAGTATTTTTTATCTTTTCCGGTATTTTGTTTGTTGCCAATGCATCTTTTAATAACTTAGGTAAACCTAAGTATTCGACGTTTTTTAATGTTGGTAAGGCAACGCTGGGTACGATTCCCTTTGTGTATTTTGGCGCCCAATGGGGGCAAGTCTACGGGGTGTTAATTGGTCAGGTTATTGGATCAATTATATTTGGCGTCGCCGGCGTGATAATGGCATATCGTTTGGTCAATAAATTAGCTCATACAGCAGAAGCTGAGCTCGCTGCGCAAGTATTTAAAGAGTCAGAGTTAGCGATGGGCGGTGTGGCATCGTCATCACCGTTATCATCTGCTTGTGCACAAATGGCGCAGTTGGATGAAGAGCCTTTGTGTGAGCAACTAGGGGAGCGAAATACCCAGCACAGAGGCGAGTCAAACGGAGTGAAAAGCAAGCCTTGAAAATAGTAAGCTAAAAAGTGGTGTTATTTTTAACGTCACTTTTTATGATGAAGCAGATGGTTAAGCTTATAAAAAATGTGATAAATCACTACCAGCAGGTATCGGAATGGCTTGCTGCTGACAATGAAATAAATAGCCTTCTTTATCGCCGACTAAGCTAAGTTTATGGCCTTCTAAACGCAGTGCAGAGCCTTCCTGAATGCCGATAACAGGTGTCAGTGGATTAACTTGAGTAAATTCAAACAGACGCTGTGCGCGTGTTTCCCCATTTTGGCCAGGGGCTTGGTAATTGGTGTAATGGGGGTTAATTTGAAATGGCACTAATCCTATTGCGACAAACGATGGCGGCTCAATGATGGGCATATCATTGGTGGTTCTAATGGATTGGCCTGCGATATTTGCGCCGGCACTCCACCCCACATAAGGCTTACCTTCTCTCACTTGTTCTTTGATTAAGTTTAATAAATCATAACGATAGAGCTCATTTAATAATTGGAAGGTATTACCACCCCCCACAATAATACCATCGGCATCTTTTATGGCTTGTTTAGGATCGCCAAACTCATGAATACTATTGATGGTTATCGGTAGTTCAGCTAGCCCTTGGCGTACCTTAGCTAAATAGTCATCAAAACTCATTCCTACGCCTGCATAGGGGATAAAAATCCACTGTTGTTTAGGTTGACATAGTGGCTTAATAAAAGGGATGGCGTGGTGCAAATAAGGAGTATCAGCCTCACGTGAAGCACTTAAAAGTAGAACATTAGCAGACATAAAATTTCCTTTTTTCAATCGCAAATGAGCAAGCTTAATGGTGGCTGAAATTTGCCATGTACTTATCTTAACAAAGTTAGCTCAGAAGCATAACCCTGATTTATATACATGTTCTGCCAAGATTTGTTCAATTTTTGACATCTGTTTCGCCGACAAATGAACTAGTAGCTTGATTTGGGGGTAAATTAATATTCGGTTAAGTTTACATACCTAGACTTCGCGTAAATGAGCCATTTTGTCAGTTAAATAATTATTAATCTCTCAAAACCTTGAAAATGATTCATTCAGACATATTATGTCTGTAGACTAAATTGATATCGGCAATTATGCCAACACAGGAGCTAAAATGAAGCGTATATTTTTGTTAATTGCGACCAACATGGCAATTTTGCTAGTGGCCTCAATTGTAATGTCTATTCTAGGGGTGAACACCTCAACCATGGGTGGATTATTAGTATTTGCTGCCATTTTTGGTTTTGGTGGTGCATTTATTAGTTTAGCTATTTCAAAGTGGATGGCTAAGAAAACCATGGGTTGTGAAGTGATCACTAATCCACGTGACAACACAGAGCGTTGGTTGGTAGAAACCGTTGCGCGTCAAGCGAAGCAAGCTGGTATTAAAATGCCTGAAGTGGCTATTTATCAGTCACCAGAAATGAACGCGTTTGCAACAGGCCCAAGTAAAGACAATTCGTTGGTTGCTGTAAGTTCTGGTTTGCTTTATGGCATGACTCAAGACGAGATTGAAGGCGTATTGGCCCATGAAGTAAGCCACGTTGCTAATGGCGATATGGTAACCCTAACCTTAATCCAAGGTGTGGTGAATACCTTTGTTATTTTTGCGGCACGTGTTGTTGCTGGCATTATTAACAATGTGGTTGCTAGCAATGACGAAGAGGGCGAAGGTCTTGGTATGTTCGCATACATGGCCGTAGTGTTTGTGCTTGATATGTTATTTGGTATTTTGGCATCAATGATTGTGGCTTACTTCTCTCGCATTCGTGAGTTTAAAGCTGACGAAGGTGCAGCGCGCTTAGCGGGTAAGCACAAGATGATTGCTGCGTTAGAACGCTTAAAGACAGGCCCAGAAACCGGTGCTATGCCAGCTCAAATGTCAGCATTAGGTATTAATGGTAAGCGTTCAATGGCGGAATTTTTAATGAGCCATCCACCATTAGAAAAACGCATTGCTGCTCTACGCAACAGCTAATAAGGCATTTGCTTTTTAAACCTTAAATGGAGTCTTGATGACTCCATTTTTTTTGTTGAGTTTAGGTGTTACCTATCGAGTTAACCAAGTTTATATACCTCTAAATAGGTATATAAACTTGTTGTTTTTCAATAAGATGCGCAAAACTGGTGCGGTTTGTTGCACTTATGTTGCGCAGAGTGGGTAGTAAATTTGAGGGGGTTTGGAGAAAATCTATAAGTTTCAGTGATATATATTTTTGGCACGGTAGTTGCGATTGTGAAGGTAATTATTGAGTCAATGATATAGGTGTTGGAATGACAGTTTTTCAATCAAGTTGTGCATATTGTGGGGTCGGCTGTGGGTTAACCATTACCTCACACTCAACCCCATTGTCGTCAGAATCACCACAACTTGATGGAACGCCTGCTGCTTTTACGCTGAAAGGGGATCAATCACATCCGGCTAATTTGGGTAAGTTATGTGCTAAAGGTGAGCGTTTATTAGAAAGCTTAGTTCAACCTAATACGTTACGTTATCCCAGATTGGCTTCAGGGAAAGTCGTTCAGTGGGACGAGGCAACTCAACTTATTGCGCAAAAATTTGCTGAAACTCGCCAACAATTTGGTCCTGATTCGGTTGCGTTATATTTATCGGGTCAACTATTAACTGAAGACTATTACGTTGCCAATAAGTTTGCCAAAGGCTATTTAAAAACCGCGAATGTTGACACTAACTCTCGTCTTTGTATGTCGTCAGCAGTTAGCGCAATGCAACGAGCCTTTGGTGAAGATGTAGTACCGGGTTGCTATGAGGATTTAGAGCAAGCTGAAGTTATTGTATTAATTGGCGCGAACACAGCTTGGACCCATCCTGTGTTATTTCAGCGCATTTTAGCGGCTAAAAAGTTAACCAATGCGCAATTGGTGGTGATCGATCCGATTAAAACCGCAACAGCTAAACAAGCCGATCTGCATTTAGCAATTCATCCCGGAGCCGATTTAAGTCTATTTACAGGGTTATTGGGCTATTTAGCCGACAACAACAAGTTAAACCATTCTTACATAGCAGCTCATACAGAAGGCTTCGACGAGGTTATTCAACCGGCTCAACATTTGAGTAGCAATTTAGCCGCTTTGGCAAAACATGCTGGGTTAAATCTTGAGTTGTTACTGCAATTTTATGATTTATTTGCCAGCTCAACCAAAGTGGTAACGGCTTCATGCCAAGGGGTCAATCAATCCATAATCGGCACAGATTGTACTAACGCTATTATTAACTGCCACCTAGCATTAGGCCAAATTGGTCAGGTAGGCAGCGGCTTCTTTTCGTTAACGGGTCAACCTAACGCCATGGGGGCAGAGAAGTTGGTGGTCTAGCGACTCAGTTAGCTTGTCATATGGGCTTTAGTGAGCCAGAAAAGCAGTTACTGGCTGACTTTTGGCATTGCGATGATGTTGCAGCGCAAAAAGGCTTAGCGGCCATAGATATGTTTGATGCTGTTGCCGATGGTCGAATTAAAGCGATATGGATTATGGGGACTAACCCGGTCGTCTCGCTTCCTAATAGTGACAAAGTGGCCAAAGCTCTCGCTGATTGTCCATTTGTGGTGGTGTCTGAAGTGATCCCTGATACTGACACTGCCAAACTTGCCGATGTGTTACTACCCGCACAAGGGTGGTCAGAGAAATGCGGTACTGTGACCAATAGTGAACGGACTATTACTCGTCAACGTGGTTTTGCTAAACCTAAGGGACAAGCTAAACCTGATTGGTGGGCGGTTTCTCAAGTGGCAACAAAAATGGGCTTTGAAGGCTTTTCATTTGCAGATAGTGCTGCAGTGTTTAAAGAGCATGCACAACTGTCATCCAAAGTAACTCAAACTTTCCCTTATAAGCGTTTTGACCTGTCTGGTTTAACTCAATTATCGCCTCAAGCCTATGATGATTTACCGCCAACTCAATGGCCGGTGAAGGATGCCTCGCAAATAGGTCAAGCTAACACTCGTGTATTTACGGATGGTCAATTTGCTACCCATTCAGGCAAAGCACAGTTTATTAAGACTAAATTAGTGGATCTTGAGTTAGCAACCACTGAGAGAATGGCCACCGCTTCAGTGTTGTTATTGAATAGCGGTCGCAGTCGTGACCAATGGCACACAATGACTCGAACTGGTCATATTGCAAGTTTACGGGCGAGCATTCCCGAACCACAGATTAGCGTCAATCCAACACAACTCGGGATATTGGGTCTAAAGCCTTTCCAGTTAGTTAAAATCAAGTCTGCTAGCGAGCGCTTATCAGCTTTTACTGCTGCAAGAGTTATTGCTGATGGTGATATTCCGG
This Shewanella aestuarii DNA region includes the following protein-coding sequences:
- a CDS encoding VOC family protein; protein product: MNYQYLNDTWPEFSLRVQHFIQQLGLDKLALDCDHCALRVNHQQKAQLLVDEFSQHGEIISNNMINGRPILIIKLAEPLMLAGTPIQCVELPFPSDKTYPVEGWEHVELVLPSNAQTCDELADELVAKLPQLAPVIAGNTDIKVKQSSPKGDNERLANPTIAFKANGICVKVHPHGIQKIIESEQA
- a CDS encoding MATE family efflux transporter, which produces MTTAKFVEGPILRHILVMSSTAAIGISALFVVDLLDIFFLSLLGEQELAAAVGYAGTISFFTTSIGIGLSIALGALVSRAVGAKNSHQAKRLFMNCAVVTLITGILVAITVLIFVPELLALVGATGYTAQLAQSYLYILVPSLPIICLAMALGGALRAVGDAKLSMMSTLAGGGVNAVLDPIFIFLFAMGIEGAAVASVLSRCAVLLIAGHGVIVKHQLLGKFNFDEFRQDLPVIFAIAGPAMLTNVATPIGNAVVTRAIADFGDSYVAGWAVLGRLIPVSFGMIFALSGAVGPIVGQNFGANEFGRVKQSLTKAIQFCVVYVLVVSSVLFLLRHQIISGFDMKGDAAAVILFFCQYIAVFFIFSGILFVANASFNNLGKPKYSTFFNVGKATLGTIPFVYFGAQWGQVYGVLIGQVIGSIIFGVAGVIMAYRLVNKLAHTAEAELAAQVFKESELAMGGVASSSPLSSACAQMAQLDEEPLCEQLGERNTQHRGESNGVKSKP
- a CDS encoding molybdopterin-dependent oxidoreductase: MTVFQSSCAYCGVGCGLTITSHSTPLSSESPQLDGTPAAFTLKGDQSHPANLGKLCAKGERLLESLVQPNTLRYPRLASGKVVQWDEATQLIAQKFAETRQQFGPDSVALYLSGQLLTEDYYVANKFAKGYLKTANVDTNSRLCMSSAVSAMQRAFGEDVVPGCYEDLEQAEVIVLIGANTAWTHPVLFQRILAAKKLTNAQLVVIDPIKTATAKQADLHLAIHPGADLSLFTGLLGYLADNNKLNHSYIAAHTEGFDEVIQPAQHLSSNLAALAKHAGLNLELLLQFYDLFASSTKVVTASCQGVNQSIIGTDCTNAIINCHLALGQIGQVGSGFFSLTGQPNAMGAEKLVV
- a CDS encoding nitrate reductase; amino-acid sequence: MGFSEPEKQLLADFWHCDDVAAQKGLAAIDMFDAVADGRIKAIWIMGTNPVVSLPNSDKVAKALADCPFVVVSEVIPDTDTAKLADVLLPAQGWSEKCGTVTNSERTITRQRGFAKPKGQAKPDWWAVSQVATKMGFEGFSFADSAAVFKEHAQLSSKVTQTFPYKRFDLSGLTQLSPQAYDDLPPTQWPVKDASQIGQANTRVFTDGQFATHSGKAQFIKTKLVDLELATTERMATASVLLLNSGRSRDQWHTMTRTGHIASLRASIPEPQISVNPTQLGILGLKPFQLVKIKSASERLSAFTAARVIADGDIPVNQAFMSMHWSQQFSLTRGVNQAISAAFDPVSQQAAFKCQPVALSPLHLSLQGVVFGLHDSEAGGLCWQVPQKLTNGVCHHIGFEHDHDGFAHQPSPHVLTWTMTLTTQICADQILHIQCHQEKGVLASLKILSDKPVLVALEPMQSFVGQVLDRKLIQQIHAQIRAGNSPLVCACTGVSEADISNEISRQFDHQLMQSGIDQLDFNAALDKTQSSLGCGRQCGSCNSEVKQCATRGWQDALSFVVEHDAQQTTSAKEGAA
- the htpX gene encoding protease HtpX — its product is MKRIFLLIATNMAILLVASIVMSILGVNTSTMGGLLVFAAIFGFGGAFISLAISKWMAKKTMGCEVITNPRDNTERWLVETVARQAKQAGIKMPEVAIYQSPEMNAFATGPSKDNSLVAVSSGLLYGMTQDEIEGVLAHEVSHVANGDMVTLTLIQGVVNTFVIFAARVVAGIINNVVASNDEEGEGLGMFAYMAVVFVLDMLFGILASMIVAYFSRIREFKADEGAARLAGKHKMIAALERLKTGPETGAMPAQMSALGINGKRSMAEFLMSHPPLEKRIAALRNS
- a CDS encoding L,D-transpeptidase family protein, whose product is MASASSNQTHSKIDLVIVNKSESSMSVLRDGQVIKTYAIAMGDAPIGHKLTEGDQRTPQGRYILDYKKSDSAFYKSIHISYPNDEDKLRAKALGISPGGMIMIHGQNPRSKMSPEEAQRYNWTNGCIAVTNKEMDELWRMIDEGTPIEIWP
- a CDS encoding ion transporter encodes the protein MNQQISEESALKQQLRRIIFGTDTPLGKAFDIGLMISIVLSILLICLDTIDSLHTDYGQYFLIGEWFFTLLFTIEYLLRLYCSQNRLQYARSFFGVVDLLSILPSYLALIFPGANFALALRVLRLFRVFRVLKLLRFLADGNLLLRAMMQSSRKVFVFFFSVSLIILVLSVIMYVVEGPNNGFSSIPKSIYWTIVTITTVGYGDITPQTPLGQGIAAITMLIGYSIIAIPTGILTAEISHEIVRVRDLRKCSNCGKKGHDNDAQFCNHCGSELESLSSLVES
- the pepE gene encoding dipeptidase PepE, whose product is MSANVLLLSASREADTPYLHHAIPFIKPLCQPKQQWIFIPYAGVGMSFDDYLAKVRQGLAELPITINSIHEFGDPKQAIKDADGIIVGGGNTFQLLNELYRYDLLNLIKEQVREGKPYVGWSAGANIAGQSIRTTNDMPIIEPPSFVAIGLVPFQINPHYTNYQAPGQNGETRAQRLFEFTQVNPLTPVIGIQEGSALRLEGHKLSLVGDKEGYLFHCQQQAIPIPAGSDLSHFL